ATCTTTTATTTTTTCCCTTAACCTTTTGATGTGTACATCCACTGTTCTGGTATCCCCATAATATTCATAGCCCCAAATATGGTCAAGGAGCTGTTCTCTGGTAAACACCTGATTAGGATTGGAAGCTAGGAAATAAAAAAGTTCAAGTTCTTTTGGTGGCATCTCAATATTCTTGCCATAATATTGTACAGAATAATTACTGAGATTAATAATAAGATCTGGGTACTGTACAAATTTACCCTTTGGGGTATCATCAGCCTTTTCTTCAACATTTGGATTAAATCTTCTTAATACTGCCCTTACTCTGGCTACCAATTCCTTGGAATCAAAAGGTTTGATAATATAATCATCTGCTCCCAGTTCTAAGCCAAGTACTTTATCAAAGACTTCTCCTTTTGCTGAAAGCATTATAATAGGAATTTTGGAAGTCTTTCTTATCTCCCTACACACTTCATATCCATCAATACCAGGAAGCATAAGGTCTAAAAGGATCAGATTCGGCTGATAGCTGTTAAATTCCTCAATGGCAGCCTCTCCGTCATGGACAATTTTTGTATCAAAACATTCCTTTGTCAGGTATAGAGAAATTAACTCAGCAATATTTACATCATCATCTACTATTAAAATTTTTTGTTTCAACAAACTAACTACCTCCTGATTAATAGATTATTTAAACTCTACAATGGTAGCACCGGTATTTCCTTCATTGTAGCCCCCAATTCTAAAGTCTTTGACATACTTTGATTTTTTTAGATAAGTATGGACTGCATTTCTTAAGGCACCTGTTCCCCGGCCATGAATAACTGTCACCTGGGGTAAATGTGCCAGATACGCGTCGTCTAGGTATTTTTCCAATTCGAAGATGGCTTCATCTACGGTTTTACCGATTAGATTAATCTCCGGTTTTATAGAGGCTGATTTTGACATTCTAATTTTTCCGCTTTGAGTACGGTTGCTAATTTCAGGTTTTTTATCTTCTGCCTCGGCCGGTTCTAAATCCTTAATATTTACCTGTGAACGTAAAATACCCATCTGAACGAATAAATCCCCTTTACTATTGGGAAGGGTACTTACGGTTCCTTTTAAACCAAGAGGGACTACAAATACGCTATCCCCAACTTTAATATTTTCCGGTGAAATTTTTTTGCTGGGCTTTTTCTTAATTT
This genomic interval from Herbinix luporum contains the following:
- a CDS encoding response regulator transcription factor, which translates into the protein MLKQKILIVDDDVNIAELISLYLTKECFDTKIVHDGEAAIEEFNSYQPNLILLDLMLPGIDGYEVCREIRKTSKIPIIMLSAKGEVFDKVLGLELGADDYIIKPFDSKELVARVRAVLRRFNPNVEEKADDTPKGKFVQYPDLIINLSNYSVQYYGKNIEMPPKELELFYFLASNPNQVFTREQLLDHIWGYEYYGDTRTVDVHIKRLREKIKDHSNWSLATVWGIGYKFEVKNTKK